In Oryza sativa Japonica Group chromosome 3, ASM3414082v1, one DNA window encodes the following:
- the LOC136355629 gene encoding uncharacterized protein yields the protein MAHLIGRDGDETMLSMRDDNLYVLGFANRSGDWHAFERHAHLFREDVTPLKINDNYGSLLGAGHRGHKDRPRIALGQQAVLDAIQALSNYDPSTTDDRILGDALATLIVTLPEAVRLRKIRDWQLRGWSTGTHLTSKLADEVVKWRVMTCGLLVSHRNNGWWGGEEARDLYGSLRIANKFGAMERVGVMLWPARRKCSEEVLDEWHISKIRRDMMMVQQRG from the coding sequence ATGGCGCATCTCATCGGCAGAGACGGTGACGAGACGATGCTGTCGATGCGCGACGACAACCTCTATGTTCTTGGGTTTGCCAACAGGAGTGGAGATTGGCACGCATTCGAGAGGCACGCCCATCTTTTTCGCGAAGATGTGACGCCCCTCAAGATCAATGATAATTATGGTTCTCTTCTAGGAGCTGGGCACCGTGGACATAAGGACCGACCTAGGATCGCCCTTGGCCAACAGGCCGTGCTAGATGCCATACAAGCATTATCCAACTACGATCCATCAACCACAGATGACAGGATTCTCGGAGATGCCCTAGCAACCCTGATCGTTACCCTGCCAGAAGCGGTACGGCTCAGGAAAATCCGTGACTGGCAACTCAGAGGATGGTCCACAGGGACGCATCTTACCAGTAAGCTAGCCGATGAAGTAGTGAAATGGCGAGTGATGACATGTGGACTCCTCGTTAGTCACAGGAACAATGGCTGGTGGGGCGGAGAGGAGGCAAGGGACTTGTATGGATCGTTACGTATTGCGAACAAATTTGGTGCGATGGAGAGAGTCGGCGTCATGCTTTGGCCCGCACGAAGGAAATGCTCGGAGGAGGTGTTGGATGAATGGCACATCAGCAAAATCAGGAGAGATATGATGATGGTGCAGCAAAGAGGATGA